One window of Neisseria subflava genomic DNA carries:
- a CDS encoding tyrosine-type recombinase/integrase gives MPLNDRQIKAAKPADTGKKIKLFDGNSLYLEVTPAGGKIFRMRYRIDGKEKDLTIGKYPTVSLVEARQAAENARRMIAQGQDPNKAKQEAKAARQAALLNTFEHLAKQWYEDNLPRWKEHHAERIMRYLKNDVFPVIGEIPVNEIKVTHIKNLLDDIMARGVTDTADKIRGWIGAVFDYSAMLEISENNPARLLKNHIPNLPTKHKPALPREELPEFYRRLILANNIERQNKIAIMLIMLVFVRNNELRGGQWEEVDFKNKRWIIPAERMKHEKMKPKPALCVPLSDWAIELLQELHTLTGHSRFMFPSRTNVNRHISENTLGKIINEKLGYKGKATPHGFRAVASSLLYENNFNGGAIETQLAHVEENKIKDSYAYQADYMPQRIEFMQWYSDYLRERYNQALQMIQKDKTG, from the coding sequence ATGCCACTAAACGACCGCCAAATCAAAGCCGCCAAACCGGCTGACACTGGAAAGAAAATCAAGTTATTTGACGGAAATAGCCTGTATCTTGAAGTTACACCAGCGGGCGGAAAAATATTCCGCATGAGATACCGTATAGATGGCAAAGAGAAAGATTTAACTATCGGGAAATATCCTACCGTTTCACTGGTAGAAGCCCGCCAAGCCGCCGAAAACGCCCGCCGCATGATTGCACAAGGGCAAGACCCCAACAAAGCCAAGCAAGAAGCCAAAGCAGCCCGACAAGCCGCCTTGCTAAATACTTTTGAGCATTTAGCCAAGCAATGGTACGAGGACAATTTGCCCCGCTGGAAAGAACATCACGCCGAGCGGATCATGCGTTATTTGAAAAATGACGTTTTCCCAGTCATTGGAGAAATCCCCGTTAATGAAATCAAGGTAACCCATATCAAAAACTTGCTTGATGACATTATGGCAAGGGGCGTTACTGATACCGCCGACAAAATCAGGGGCTGGATAGGAGCAGTTTTTGACTATTCCGCCATGCTGGAAATATCAGAAAACAACCCCGCCCGCCTGTTGAAAAATCACATTCCCAACTTACCCACCAAACACAAACCCGCCCTGCCCCGTGAAGAATTGCCGGAGTTTTACCGCCGCCTGATACTGGCAAACAATATAGAGCGGCAAAACAAAATTGCCATCATGCTGATCATGCTGGTGTTTGTGAGAAATAACGAATTACGCGGCGGCCAGTGGGAAGAAGTGGACTTTAAAAACAAGCGTTGGATTATTCCCGCCGAAAGAATGAAGCACGAAAAGATGAAGCCAAAGCCCGCTTTATGTGTGCCTCTTTCTGATTGGGCAATAGAGCTACTTCAAGAGTTACACACGCTGACAGGGCATAGCCGGTTTATGTTTCCAAGTAGAACCAACGTAAACCGCCATATCAGTGAGAACACACTAGGAAAAATCATTAACGAGAAACTAGGCTATAAAGGCAAGGCCACGCCACACGGCTTCAGAGCAGTAGCAAGTAGTTTGCTTTATGAAAACAACTTCAACGGCGGCGCGATTGAAACACAGCTTGCCCACGTTGAAGAAAACAAGATAAAGGATTCATACGCCTACCAAGCCGATTATATGCCCCAGCGTATCGAGTTTATGCAATGGTATAGCGACTATTTACGGGAGCGATACAACCAGGCATTACAGATGATTCAAAAAGACAAGACGGGTTAA